In one Culex quinquefasciatus strain JHB chromosome 2, VPISU_Cqui_1.0_pri_paternal, whole genome shotgun sequence genomic region, the following are encoded:
- the LOC6051761 gene encoding transmembrane protein 234 homolog has product MLADAAPADSSKPPPDLISLLLIVVVAIFWGATNPFIRRGTLGVNSLQADTRLGQIWLELKFLLSRWQYLLPLALNQAGSVVYVFALQRSELSLVVPAANSLTFVFTAISARMLGEQGGSWKTYTGMGLVIAGTILCSIEKVM; this is encoded by the exons ATGCTCGCGGACGCAGCCCCGGCCGATAGCAGCAAACCGCCACCGGATCTTATCTCGCTGCTGCTAATCGTCGTAGTGGCGATCTTCTGGGGCGCCACCAATCCGTTTATCCGGCGGGGAACGCTCGGTGTGAATAGTCTCCAGGCGGACACCAGGCTGGGTCAGATTTGGCTGGAGCTCAAGTTTTTGCTGTCCCGCTGGCAGTATTTGCTTCCGCTGGCGCTGAACCAGGCCGGAAGTGTGGTGTACGTGTTTGCCCTGCAGCGGTCGGAGCTGTCGCTGGTCGTTCCGGCGGCCAACTCGTTGACGTTTGTGTTTACGGCCATTTCGGCGCGGATGCTGGGGGAACAGGGTGGAAGTTGGA aaaccTACACTGGAATGGGTCTTGTGATTGCAGGAACAATTTTATGCAGTATAGAAAAAGTTATGTGA
- the LOC6051762 gene encoding uncharacterized protein LOC6051762: protein MTDVAHAVGTLGSSSKTTTPPQSNGPVTPVTSAAASAAGPRTVSFNRDVHVKRIGSRSEPRTFPTNSAVRKEPQNLSAEALRKEAEFVLAQADRIDRNRVRSTDSQEDKFNSLPLRKSRDKATVTRSSSDAASKKPQKNLLSLFKATTKTESGAKPVEDKPRPTVTRSKSDVGQGRPVRDRRTPRRNTQELKNDPLTPIIEASPLEYTKPVDPLTAYTQEAFPARATSKPVMETIALLRQTSKSQERLHSSQLPPEKPNLTKGVTVENIVKRLSSERHTSPPPAQIVRDGFSYTRPGEPIVYAQVVLSNEGKEKHTVRNQYVASDEEVKKSSPIQDLEDDSSRMAAKEYLTMKRPSPPLPKYTLDETDNFPRTKFKTYNISDEDEGLGIDYSKRFSTSYVKTSTGDSFTNSDEDHITPTVKYSAPERYVTHSYSTSYRGQADGKEYLPEFHELSQRREILQSRFRNRIGSRELLDKASPERDLGRAAGSSRYENYHQHGLVRRSVDRMASESPIRRRTVSPPPVEEGRIQRSNAKNQYVETFVTKTVINRDGKPYAEEFVERFKYPSKNVEDIKTTRTTFERDGSVERREVQNFTRNLQDNSIVRQDKGDSGIENDFRKDSFSTEFPTGRKFSLAQNIVACEGLIRNERAHTTSCLRKPRRIYSHRERSIDDGSRFDPRLDEYGTDRGHGKELKSSLKQDKKVGGLAKVKQFMSSTKKKLVKMGESDKKDSRHGSVRSEDRLRYEEQYQSKVPDIATRRRLSTPKSSPSTTKRSLSFKSTKTSGSEAKASRSDWFKSFDRLSRKKSDSKSQLSTDAKSASGAKQQKSLRFFGDTDNELGDQAPYRPSRSKSSLSKVDKRYQSAYDLEATPKIRETRYRSTSMQNLDEDVRQTDPKRKDLYDISEHSTSYSRMRSPSPSTTYPARRQHSMSRDYTPERATASGRKSYSRSRENSVDLQESQERYHQQRSSRSRSEQQHRKPPAGPQKPARSFERRGSLTRETDRVHDSSGTEGESSQQSQRSVVFLHATTVGDIPHPHIANAHRMAFSRESLNSSKKVQPMTRTISRSISVLAPWKPKHIREGYEINYHNDQHQQQQTVSRPVSTLPRPLKNRSHSQSTLSRTKQKTRRSHTGSKDDLDSDKSSSFENSRTGYGSGGGGGTPHRSGGHQTHSLPRRSLTAAQSSSSRTNTLQKHRRI, encoded by the exons ATGACGGATGTTGCCCACGCGGTCGGCACCCTCGGAAGCAGTTCAAAAACGACTACGCCGCCGCAGAGCAACGGGCCGGTGACCCCTGTGACCTCTGCTGCCGCCTCCGCAGCCGGACCGCGGACTGTGTCCTTCAATCGGGACGTGCATGTCAAAAGAATtg GATCTCGTTCGGAACCACGAACCTTTCCAACCAATTCAGCTGTTCGAAAGGAACCGCAGAACTTGTCCGCCGAGGCACTCCGCAAGGAGGCCGAATTTGTGCTCGCTCAAGCGGATCGTATCGATCGGAACCGCGTGCGTAGCACAGACTCTCAGGAGGACAAATTCAACTCACTTCCGTTGAGAAAGTCACGTGACAAGGCGACTGTCACGCGTAGCTCCAGTGACGCTGCGTCCAAGAAGCCGCAGAAGAACCTGCTGAGTCTGTTCAAAGCGACGACGAAGACCGAAAGCGGTGCGAAGCCGGTTGAAGACAAACCTAGGCCGACCGTAACGCGTAGCAAGAGTGACGTTGGGCAAGGTCGTCCAGTACGGGACCGTAGAACACCTCGTCGGAACACACAGGAGCTTAAAAATGACCCACTAACTCCGATCATCGAGGCATCCCCACTGGAATACACCAAGCCCGTAGATCCATTGACGGCGTACACCCAGGAAGCCTTCCCAGCCCGAGCTACTTCAAAGCCAGTAATGGAAACGATCGCACTGCTGCGTCAAACGTCCAAATCCCAGGAAAGACTGCACAGTTCCCAGCTTCCGCCGGAAAAGCCGAACCTCACCAAAGGAGTTACCGTGGAGAACATCGTGAAACGACTGTCCAGCGAACGACACACCTCACCTCCACCGGCACAGATCGTCCGTGACGGCTTCTCGTACACCCGACCTGGGGAACCCATAGTCTACGCCCAGGTCGTCCTCAGTAATGAAGGCAAGGAGAAGCACACCGTTCGCAACCAATACGTAGCCAGTGACGAAGAAGTCAAAAAATCTAGTCCAATCCAAGACCTCGAAGACGACAGCAGTAGAATGGCCGCCAAGGAGTACCTCACCATGAAGCGACCCAGTCCACCGCTCCCTAAATACACCCTGGATGAAACAGACAACTTTCCGCGAACCAAATTCAAGACCTACAACATAAGCGACGAAGACGAAGGACTCGGAATCGACTACAGCAAACGGTTCTCTACGTCGTACGTCAAAACCAGCACGGGAGACTCGTTCACCAATTCCGACGAAGATCACATCACCCCAACCGTAAAGTATTCAGCTCCAGAGCGATACGTCACACACAGCTACAGTACCAGCTACCGAGGTCAAGCGGATGGAAAGGAGTACCTTCCGGAATTCCACGAACTCAGCCAACGTCGCGAGATCCTCCAGTCACGGTTCCGTAACCGCATCGGATCCCGTGAGCTGCTGGACAAAGCGTCACCTGAACGAGACTTGGGAAGAGCAGCCGGTAGCTCCCGGTACGAGAACTACCACCAGCATGGACTCGTTCGGAGAAGTGTCGATCGGATGGCCAGCGAATCACCGATCCGACGACGTACAGTGTCTCCACCTCCCGTCGAAGAAGGGCGGATACAGCGTTCGAATGCAAAGAATCAGTACGTTGAGACATTCGTCACCAAGACGGTGATCAACCGTGACGGCAAGCCGTACGCGGAAGAGTTCGTCGAGCGGTTCAAGTACCCGAGCAAGAATGTGGAAGACATCAAAACTACGAGGACGACGTTCGAGCGGGATGGTTCGGTGGAGCGAAGGGAGGTGCAGAACTTTACCCGGAACCTGCAGGACAACAGCATCGTTCGGCAGGACAAAGGCGACTCCGGGATAGAGAATGATTTCAGGAAGGATTCGTTCAGCACTGAATTCCCAACGGGACGAAAATTTTCGCTGGCGCAGAACATTGTGGCCTGCGAGGGATTGATACGGAATGAGCGAGCCCATACGACAAGCTGCCTGCGGAAACCACGACGGATCTACTCTCATCGGGAGCGAAGCATTGACGATGGTAGTCGGTTCGATCCTCGGCTGGACGAGTACGGGACAGATCGGGGACACGGTaaagagctgaagtcgtcgctGAAGCAGGACAAGAAGGTCGGAGGTTTGGCGAAG GTTAAACAATTCATGAGTTCAACCAAGAAGAAGCTGGTCAAGATGGGCGAATCGGACAAGAAGGACTCCAGGCATGGTAGCGTTCGCAGTGAGGACAGACTGCGGTACGAGGAGCAGTACCAGTCGAAG GTCCCTGACATCGCAACGCGCCGGCGTCTGTCTACGCCCAAGTCCAGCCCATCGACCACGAAGCGGTCGCTGTCGTTCAAGAGCACCAAGACCAGCGGTAGCGAAGCGAAGGCTTCCCGCTCGGATTGGTTCAAGTCGTTCGATCGGCTGTCCCGGAAGAAGTCCGACTCGAAGTCGCAGCTCAGCACCGATGCAAAGTCCGCGAGCGGAGCGAAGCAGCAGAAGAGTCTGCGCTTCTTCGGCGACACCGACAACGAGTTGGGCGATCAGGCACCGTACAGACCTAGTCG TTCCAAGTCTTCACTATCTAAGGTGGACAAGAGATATCAAAGCGCTTACGATTTGGAAGCGACACCAAAGATCCGAGAGACACGGTACAGATCTACGTCGATGCAGAACTTGGACGAAGACGTACGTCAAACTGATCCCAAG CGAAAAGATCTCTACGACATTTCCGAGCACTCGACGAGCTACTCGAGGATGCGCTCACCGTCACCGTCGACCACCTATCCGGCCCGGCGGCAGCACAGCATGAGCAGGGACTACACCCCGGAGCGGGCTACGGCTAGTGGCCGCAAGAGCTACAGTCGATCGCGGGAGAACAGCGTTGATCTGCAGGAATCGCAGGAGCGCTACCACCAGCAACGATCCAGCCGAAGTCGTAGCGAACAGCAGCACCGGAAACCGCCGGCCGGACCGCAAAAACCGGCACGTTCCTTCGAGCGACGAGGAAGTCTGACAAG AGAGACGGATCGCGTTCATGATAGCTCCGGAACTGAGGGCGAATCTAGTCAGCAGAGTCAACGCAGTGTTGTGTTCCTGCATGCTACAACCG TTGGTGACATCCCGCATCCGCACATTGCAAACGCGCACCGGATGGCCTTCTCCAGGGAGTCGTTGAACAGCTCGAAGAAGGTCCAGCCGATGACGCGGACCATCTCGCGCTCGATCTCGGTGCTAGCACCGTGGAAGCCCAAACACATCCGGGAAGGGTACGAGATCAACTACCACAACgaccagcaccagcagcagcagacggTGTCCCGACCGGTGTCTACGCTGCCACGCCCGCTGAAGAACCGATCCCACAGCCAGTCGACGTTGAGTCGCACCAAGCAGAAGACGCGCCGAAGTCACACCGGATCGAAAGACGATCTGGACTCGGACAAGagttcgtcgttcgagaattcGAGGACCGGGTACggcagtggtggtggtggtggaacTCCTCATCGTAGCGGAGGTCATCAGACGCACTCGCTGCCGAGGAGGTCGCTGACGGCCGCGCAATCCAGTAGCTCGAGAACTAACACGCTGCAGAAGCATCGGAGAATCTAA
- the LOC6051763 gene encoding trypsin-7, which yields MIRSLLIIAAFAAQTTVESRIVNGKVVDIRDYPHQVALLDPTDPEDGQFCGGSIIAERWVLTAGHCVWSLLVSQLAIRAGSSYHARGGQLIAVTRKVIHPDYNSVTFDRDYALLNLAKPLALNDNVAIANLADAGEAFQPGTVCTVSGWGMTLYNGPAHQLRAVDVPIADHDRCRRNYDSKHVVTSYMLCAGYDAGGKDACLGDSGGPLTCFGKVAGVVSVGWGCAARDLYGIYADVAKARDWIQSQINALAAAVAVRAASPDEFRIYNGQTAYIRNIPHQVALLNVSKPATNQHFCGGSLIGPQWILTAAHCVVNQLYDQWVENGRKSSVLKEATIPIANRKLCIRNYAGALISVTDNMICAGFFNATKDTCAGDSGGPLTCKGKLVGVTSFGKGCSVKNYPGLYASVAKARTWITQETGI from the exons ATGATTCGTTCATTGCTAATCATTGCTGCTTTCGCTGCACAAACGACTGTCGAATCTCGGATCGTCAATGGAAAGGTAGTCGACATCCGGGACTATCCACACCAGGTAGCCTTGTTGGACCCAACTGACCCGGAGGATGGTCAATTCTGTGGTGGCTCCATAATTGCGGAACGTTGGGTCCTGACCGCTGGCCACTGCGTTTG GTCGCTCCTAGTCTCACAGCTCGCTATCCGAGCTGGATCGTCATACCACGCCCGTGGAGGTCAGCTAATCGCCGTGACACGGAAGGTCATCCATCCCGACTACAACAGCGTGACTTTCGACAGGGATTACGCCCTGTTGAACCTGGCAAAACCGTTGGCCTTGAACGATAATGTGGCCATCGCCAACCTTGCGGACGCTGGTGAAGCCTTCCAGCCTGGAACTGTTTGTACCGTCAGCGGATGGGGCATGACGCTGTACAACGGGCCGGCGCACCAGCTACGGGCCGTCGATGTACCGATTGCCGACCACGATCGGTGTCGTAGGAATTACGATTCGAAACATGTCGTTACAAGTTATATGCTTTGCGCGGGATATGACGCAGGTGGGAAGGATGCTTGTTTG GGTGATTCTGGTGGTCCGTTGACCTGTTTCGGGAAGGTGGCCGGAGTTGTGTCCGTCGGATGGGGATGTGCCGCTagagatttgtacggaatttatgCTGACGTAGCGAAAGCACGTGACTGGATTCAATCCCAGATTAATGCAT TGGCTGCTGCTGTAGCAGTTCGCGCTGCATCCCCGGATGAGTTTCGCATCTACAACGGTCAAACCGCCTACATCCGGAACATCCCGCACCAGGTAGCCCTGCTGAACGTGTCCAAACCTGCCACGAATCAGCACTTTTGTGGTGGATCCCTGATAGGACCTCAGTGGATCCTAACTGCAGCGCATTGTGTTGT GAACCAGCTGTACGATCAGTGGGTGGAGAATGGACGTAAAAGTTCAGTCCTGAAGGAAGCTACCATTCCGATAGCGAACCGTAAGCTTTGCATCAGAAACTACGCTGGCGCACTGATATCCGTCACGGATAACATGATCTGTGCCGGATTTTTCAACGCTACCAAGGACACTTGCGCAGGTGACTCCGGTGGTCCACTGACCTGCAAGGGAAAGCTGGTTGGTGTAACGTCCTTCGGAAAAGGTTGTTCCGTGAAGAACTACCCCGGACTGTACGCCTCGGTTGCCAAGGCCAGAACTTGGATCACCCAAGAAACGGGAATTTGA